From the genome of Malus domestica chromosome 04, GDT2T_hap1, one region includes:
- the LOC103443398 gene encoding phloretin 4'-O-glucosyltransferase-like → MVQHRFLLVTYPAQGHINPSLQFAKRLINTTGAHVTFVTSFSAHHRIGNGSIPDGLTYAPFSDGYDDGFKPGDNIDHYWSELRRRGAQAITDLVVSSANEGHPYTCLVYTILLPWAADVAHELHLPNVLLWIQPATVFDIYYYYFNGYKDLIRDNTSSGTNDALPCAIELPGLPLSLTSQDLPSFMVDTNPYTFVLPLLQEHMDLLERETHPTILVNTFDALEPEALKAIEKYNLIGVGPLIPTTFLDGKDPSDKSSGGDLFQKSKDSPYLEWLNLKPEGSVIYVSFGSISVLEKAQMEEIAKGLLDCGRPFLWVIREKVDKKGDDNESKEEEEMLSCREELEKLGRIVPWCSQVEVLSSPSLGCFVTHCGWNSSLESMASGVPVVAFPQWTDQGTNAKLIEDAWKTGVRVTPNEKGIVTGEELKRCLELVMGSGEIGEEMRRNAKKWKDLAREAVSEGGSSDKNLRAFLDRID, encoded by the coding sequence ATGGTGCAACACCGCTTTCTACTTGTCACATATCCGGCTCAAGGCCACATCAACCCTTCCCTCCAATTCGCCAAGCGCCTTATCAACACTACAGGTGCGCACGTCACCTTCGTTACCAGTTTCTCAGCCCATCATCGCATAGGCAATGGCTCAATTCCAGATGGATTGACTTATGCGCCCTTCTCTGATGGGTACGACGACGGGTTTAAGCCCGGCGACAACATCGACCACTACTGGTCGGAGTTGCGGCGCCGCGGAGCACAAGCCATCACCGACCTTGTAGTCTCAAGTGCAAACGAGGGTCACCCTTATACTTGCCTAGTCTACACAATACTTCTCCCTTGGGCCGCGGACGTGGCACATGAACTTCACCTCCCAAATGTGCTGCTTTGGATTCAACCAGCCACGGTTTTCGACATCTACTACTATTACTTTAACGGGTACAAAGATCTCATCCGGGATAATACTAGTTCTGGTACGAACGATGCCCTTCCATGTGCAATAGAGTTACCAGGTTTGCCATTATCTCTTACAAGCCAAGACCTTCCCTCCTTCATGGTGGATACAAATCCGTACACTTTCGTCCTCCCGTTGCTTCAAGAACATATGGATCTGCTGGAGAGAGAAACCCACCCGACCATTCTAGTGAACACGTTCGATGCACTAGAGCCGGAAGCCTTAAAAGCAATTGAAAAGTACAATTTGATTGGAGTCGGGCCATTGATTCCGACCACTTTCTTGGACGGCAAGGATCCATCGGACAAGTCATCTGGAGGCGATCTTTTCCAAAAATCAAAGGACTCTCCGTACCTGGAGTGGCTGAACTTGAAGCCGGAAGGGTCGGTGATTTATGTGTCCTTCGGAAGCATTTCTGTGTTGGAAAAGGCCCAAATGGAGGAAATCGCCAAAGGGTTGTTGGATTGCGGCCGTCCGTTCTTGTGGGTTATTAGAGAAAAAGTCGATAAGAAGGGAGACGATAATGagtcgaaggaagaagaagagatgttGAGTTGCAGAGAGGAATTGGAAAAGCTAGGGAGGATAGTGCCGTGGTGTAGTCAAGTGGAGGTTCTGTCAAGTCCTTCGTTGGGTTGCTTTGTGACACATTGTGGGTGGAATTCAAGTTTGGAAAGCATGGCTTCGGGGGTGCCAGTCGTGGCGTTTCCTCAGTGGACGGACCAAGGAACGAATGCCAAGTTGATAGAGGACGCTTGGAAGACAGGAGTGAGGGTGACACCAAATGAGAAGGGGATTGTTACGGGTGAGGAGCTCAAAAGGTGTTTGGAGTTGGTCATGGGAAGTGGGGAGATTGGTGAAGAGATGAGAAGGAATGCTAAGAAATGGAAAGATTTGGCAAGAGAGGCTGTGAGTGAAGGTGGGTCTTCGGACAAGAATCTAAGGGCTTTCTTGGATCGGATAGATTGA